In Buchnera aphidicola (Ceratovacuna japonica), the genomic window AAAGTAGATTATATAACTTGTCATATAGTATTTTTTTGCATGGATTAAAAATTTCTAACATTATTATTAATAGGAAAATTCTTTCAGAAATTGCTATGTATAACAAAAATTTGTTTAAAAATTTAATTATAGAAGTTAAGAAAAATATATAAAATTTTTACTATATTTAATTTTTTAATATTAAAAAAGCTTCCTATGGATGGAAGCTTTTTTAATATTAAAAAATTTAAGATGAAATTTATAATAAAATGAACATAAATAAAATATATAGATTTTTAAAATTAATAAACATAATTATAAAAGATATAAATAATTTATATAAATTAAAAAAATTTAAAAAAAGAATTTTAGGTAAAGATAGTTATTTGCGCTATATAATTAGTAAATTAAAATTATTAAAAAAAAATAAAAAAGCTATTTTTGGTAAAGCTTTAAATGGTGTTATAAAAGTAATAAAGAAAAACTTTTTTTTAAAAGAAAAATATATAAGTAATACTTTTGCAAAAAGTTTAAAAAAAAAAAGATCTTTTGATGTTACTTTGCCTGGTAACAGATATATTAAAGGATCTATGCATCCAATAAATTATTCAATTTATAAAATAGAAAATTTTTTTTGTAATATTGGTTTTAATATAATAAGTGGATATGAAATTGAAAATGAATATCATAATTTTACAGCTTTAAATATTCCTAAAGATCATCCTTCTAGAAATTCACAAGATACTTTTTGGATAAACAATAAAATATTGTTGAGAACACAAACTTCAAATGTACAAATTCATTATATGAAAAAAGAAAAATTGCCTATTAAAGTTATTTCTATAGGTAAAGTTTATAGAAATGATAGTGATATTAAACATACTCCT contains:
- the pheS gene encoding phenylalanine--tRNA ligase subunit alpha, whose product is MNINKIYRFLKLINIIIKDINNLYKLKKFKKRILGKDSYLRYIISKLKLLKKNKKAIFGKALNGVIKVIKKNFFLKEKYISNTFAKSLKKKRSFDVTLPGNRYIKGSMHPINYSIYKIENFFCNIGFNIISGYEIENEYHNFTALNIPKDHPSRNSQDTFWINNKILLRTQTSNVQIHYMKKEKLPIKVISIGKVYRNDSDIKHTPMFHQLEGLIINNKINFSNLKWIIKKFLKSFFNNNVSIRFRSSYFPFTFLSSEVDIKEKNGKWLEILGCGMVHPNVLKNMKINYKKYAGCAFGVGIERLTMLQYGILDLRNFFKNDLSFLNKFK